In the Vicia villosa cultivar HV-30 ecotype Madison, WI unplaced genomic scaffold, Vvil1.0 ctg.000677F_1_1, whole genome shotgun sequence genome, one interval contains:
- the LOC131630376 gene encoding polyadenylate-binding protein-interacting protein 12-like → MAVADNVSGKIGSSNQNLENNNTNNNVVSSESTEVEKSKPRSDQDVSINNNGVFNHQLPNGGNYSFKAHQLGQMHANGVQNQQFVMNNDGYVMNGENEGESFKREMRDLEELLSKLNPMAEEFVPPSLTNNHGYLAGPAAGFGYPNNYILLNNFANANGQTNRRRKTGYSTNGKRRVNHKVDMEKREEMIRRTVYVSDIDQLVTEEQLASLFLNCGQVVDCRVCGDPNSILRFAFIEFTDEESARAAVSLSGTMLGYYPLRVLPSKTAIAPVNPTFLPRSEDEREMCSRTIYCTNIDKKLTQADVKHFFESICGEVQRLRLLGDYHHSTRIAFVEFTVADSAIAALSCSGVILGALPIRVSPSKTPVRARSPRSP, encoded by the exons ATGGCTGTTGCTGATAATGTTAGTGGCAAAATCGGTTCTTCAAACCAGAATTTGGagaacaacaacaccaacaacaacgtTGTGTCATCTGAGTCAACTGAGGTGGAGAAATCGAAGCCTAGGAGCGATCAGGATGTGTCGATCAACAACAACGGTGTGTTCAACCATCAGCTTCCGAATGGTGGTAATTATAGCTTCAAGGCTCATCAATTGGGTCAGATGCATGCTAACGGGGTTCAGAATCAGCAGTTTGTGATGAACAATGATGGGTATGTGATGAACGGTGAGAACGAGGGTGAGAGTTTCAAGCGTGAAATGAGGGATTTGGAGGAATTGTTGTCGAAGCTGAATCCCATGGCTGAGGAATTTGTGCCTCCGTCGCTAACGAATAATCATGGCTACTTAGCTGGACCTGCTGCTGGGTTTGGTTACCCTAACAATTATATACTACTTAATAATTTTGCTAATGCTAACGGCCAAACTAACCGAAGG AGGAAGACTGGCTATAGTACTAATGGAAAGAGAAGAGTGAATCATAAAGTAGATATGGAGAAACGAGAGGAGATGATAAGGAGGACTGTTTACGTGTCTGACATTGATCAACTG GTAACTGAAGAGCAGCTGGCATCTCTCTTTCTTAATTGCGGCCAG GTTGTTGACTGCCGTGTTTGCGGAGATCCCAATTCTATTCTCCGTTTTGCTTTCATTGAGTTTACTGATGAAG AGAGTGCAAGGGCTGCTGTGAGCCTTTCTGGAACTATGCTGGGATATTACCCATTGAGAGTGCTGCCTTCCAAAACTGCCATTGCACCTGTCAATCCAACATTTTTGCCCAGG TCTGAAGATGAAAGGGAGATGTGCTCTAGAACAATTTATTGCACTAACATCGACAAAAAG CTGACTCAAGCAGATGTGAAGCACTTCTTTGAGTCTATCTGTGGAGAG GTTCAACGACTGAGGCTCCTTGGGGATTACCATCATTCAACTCGGATTGCATTTGTTGAGTTCACAGTG GCTGACAGTGCAATTGCCGCCCTAAGCTGCAGTGGCGTGATTTTGGGTGCTCTGCCTATAAG GGTGAGTCCGTCAAAGACACCAGTCCGCGCTCGTTCTCCTCGTAGTCCATGA